One stretch of Podospora pseudoanserina strain CBS 124.78 chromosome 4, whole genome shotgun sequence DNA includes these proteins:
- a CDS encoding hypothetical protein (EggNog:ENOG503NTVP) — MGAYVSTGSCIAHYGIQPNCTFNVTGTNDAFHHLGGSMKGEIEGDPDIAGIGVLGAFLAVTTISVGLASASTFWWFSKNVLHWKSRTAREEKSLRKRKASISQILEALVISCSDQQIFTGGAYAITLRYAKACTVSAYHYNVVSNILLVTCATHLMAVTVSSNYWEHRFVGGLRLIVTSLVYVITGILLSNRGEPDLGFPTQVPANNETHSFMLLPAACFQTDGIRLGTELDKSFKVSSANEFFNGQVHGWTQFIILFLFYFLAAIVSVGRLVRRGQDHNGRRTRFIAWFKLNLRPLFRWKRFFYILFGLYLIAGIAVSCWTVVTSALYVFALRRWVHGSGWMEPIDEEIPDRIAENDPSTFGQLVPVLLISLTLFTFMQVISDRVTLRRRLSNRRKKNIEKHNTPTVVQYDGGGSDYPENGHGFKLGKSVVVGVAISEPDLDPPKPIDIEAAGGRRSQSRSRDGSSTGTTTQSIHRPSQPQVHSPSHTRTHSRQNRSFSSPRPPQGFGTPEPGHQSPMPGFQSPAFPQSQSPTPPISQGPLSQPTSGYVDQPDFQLPAFDFGPGVNPNGSAQSLPLKGEVHSHQRGPSDVSSLSQASYTPSHSSHHVSQLSQGSVAPPVPKKSRSRELREQQAQQQDRRPGPQGGFGLGGRDASRTF; from the exons ATGGGCGCATATGTCTCTACCGGATCCTGCATTGCCCATTATGGCATCCAGCCCAACTGCACCTTCAATGTCACAGGCACAAACGATGCTTTCCACCACCTGGGAGGGAGCATGAAAGGCGAGATTGAGGGTGACCCTGACATTGCCGGAATTGGC GTACTTGGGGCCTTCCTCGCTGTGACCACAATATCCGTAGGCCTAGCCTCAGCGAGTACGTTCTGGTGGTTTTCCAAGAATGTTCTCCATTGGAAGTCACGAACAGCCAGAGA AGAGAAGTCACTCCGTAAACGCAAAGCCAGTATATCGCAAATCCTCGAAGCGCTCGTCATTAGCTGTAGCGATCAACAGATCTTTACTGGCGGAGCATATGCCATCACCCTCCGATATGCCAAGGCCTGCACCGTCTCAGCATACCACTACAATGTCGTctccaacatcctcctcgtcacctgCGCCACCCATCTGATGGCTGTCACCGTGTCCAGCAACTACTGGGAACATCGCTTTGTTGGAGGACTCCGACTCATCGTCACCTCGCTCGTCTATGTCATCACTGGAATTCTTTTGTCCAACCGCGGTGAGCCCGACCTGGGCTTCCCAACCCAAGTTCCAGCAAACAATGAGACCCACAGCTTCATGCTCCTACCCGCCGCTTGCTTCCAGACAGATGGTATCAGGCTCGGCACAGAGCTTGACAAGTCCTTCAAGGTTAGCTCCGCAAACGAGTTCTTCAACGGCCAGGTTCATGGATGGACGCAGTTCATCATCCTGTTCTTGTTCTACTTCCTGGCTGCCATTGTGAGCGTGGGCAGACTTGTACGTCGTGGGCAGGATCACAATGGCAGGAGAACAAGGTTTATTGCCTGGTTCAAGCTCAACCTCAGGCCCCTTTTCCGATGGAAGAGGTTCTTCTACATTCTCTTCGGCTTGTATCTGATTGCAGGTATTGCCGTTTCTTGCTGGACGGTTGTGACATCGGCTCTCTATGTGTTTGCTCTTCGCCGCTGGGTTCACGGCTCTGGCTG GATGGAACCCATCGATGAGGAGATTCCAGACCGGATTGCTGAGAACGATCCTTCCACCTTTGGCCAGCTTGTTCCTGTCCTTCTGATATCCTTGActctcttcaccttcatGCAAGTCATTAGCG ATCGCGTCACGCTTCGGCGTCGACTGTCCAACCGGCGCAAGAAGAATATTGAAAAGCACAACACACCCACTGTGGTTCAAtacgatggtggtgggtctGACTACCCCGAAAACGGGCATGGGTTCAAGCTTGGGAAGTCCGTCGTGGTAGGAGTGGCAATCAGTGAACCAGACTTAgaccccccaaaaccaatcGATATCGAAGCGGCCGGCGGAAGACGCAGCCAAAGCCGCAGCAGGGATGGAAgcagcaccggcaccaccactcaGTCTATTCACCGACCTTCTCAACCGCAAGTccactccccttcccacacCCGCACCCACTCTCGCCAAAACAGATCATTCTCcagtcctcgtcctcctcaaggCTTTGGAACACCTGAGCCTGGCCATCAGTCTCCCATGCCCGGGTTTCAAAGTCCCGCCTTTCCGCAGTCGCAGAGTCCAACACCTCCTATAAGCCAAGGTCCACTGTCGCAGCCAACGTCAGGTTATGTAGATCAACCTGACTTTCAGCTGCCAGCATTCGACTTCGGACCGGGTGTTAACCCCAATGGTTCGGCGCAAAGCTTGCCATTGAAAGGGGAGGTCCACTCTCACCAGCGAGGCCCCTCGGACGTCTCAAGTCTTTCACAAGCAAGCTACACACCTTCTCACAGCTCCCACCACGTCTCCCAGCTGTCTCAAGGATCAGTCGCACCGCCTGTGCCGAAGAAGTCTAGGTCGAGAGAGCTGAGAGAGCAACaagcgcagcagcaggatcGACGGCCTGGCCCACAGGGAGGGTTTGGCCTTGGGGGAAGGGACGCTTCTCGCACGTTTTGA
- a CDS encoding hypothetical protein (EggNog:ENOG503PEJP): MPLPDSRSATPSQRSTPGSLRNTLLLSRTPPLHSSPLSRHSTSSTPSTSFNRTYGRQTPQEEPQVLSRAGLSRSWELSRPGSRMTRPSTAMTSRSYITTSPRPSSTMDGRICTKSPRLSVLERAQEARREEDALLIRAARRESLAHKLAPGRTTAEGFWTLTAERPQGYTAAPRRLPGQDTSSWTIRPQHAGYQSFDVDVLATILEEKHNMDPERASRVMRIWDAVIKCLDEISSSLDASTRHLTCDPTKGMDGEVPTELQSPSSPARPNVRDLLSEHQDLSEPAEDTAGPRYPCPFRKRNPVRFNIREHESCAKAPFSFTELRHHLASHHKQTFKPRQCRRCKVQFDSDMALLEHLMLPKDRICDVDSPKNLYDQEDGISPDVEKALHDPKQSSDSWTWESIWNLLFPCDTEIPDSDFHPIVELFEVDHAFDAEEQTLKKNLRDTLRLLLPQAGIDDQYCGFLSGQLDLVFQVHRASVMRQCLEHCGSTSQSAAPPLSSSSSDCTTTSTETDGSSYSSARRSSKRRSAGLSLLSPKSLSSTARIKTWKTFASTDEKGRVVDSKVTPMTESFGTTTRDPTSRESLDSAIGMSVTCCDLCNQDPCRCREVIMSCINASPTRFEEDRVGYWKMKELQEQEEQELQQQLKRQPVRALRRTGHINGLAKDLQNQKPEREQNYWPLGKEALDETDVQAKGGSDGGRVTPIDRVKDCASEGGHTEHSPQSFKQRVLRERHFSYVRGS; this comes from the exons ATGCCTCTGCCCGACTCGAGATCGGCCACGCCTTCGCAGCGGAGCACCCCCGGCAGCTTAAGAAACACACTTTTGCTCAGTCGTACGCCACCACTTCATTCTTCCCCTCTTTCACGTCATAGCACCTCGAGTACGCCATCGACATCATTCAATCGCACGTATGGCCGCCAGACGCCCCAAGAAGAGCCGCAAGTACTTTCGAGAGCAGGTCTCAGCCGGTCGTGGGAACTGAGCCGGCCCGGATCTAGAATGACTCGGCCGTCCACGGCCATGACATCAAGGTCatacatcaccacatcaccccGGCCATCGTCCACCATGGACGGCCGTATCTGTACAAAAAGCCCCAGACTATCTGTGCTCGAAAGGGCACAAGAAGCCaggcgagaagaagacgcaCTCCTCATCCGGgcagcgaggagggagagccTTGCCCACAAACTAGCGCCTGGCAGGACTACTGCCGAGGGGTTCTGGACCCTCACCGCGGAACGCCCCCAAGGATATACGGCTGCCCCAAGGAGGCTTCCCGGCCAGGACACCTCAAGTTGGACTATTCGACCGCAGCACGCAGGATACCAGTCCTTCGATGTGGATGTGCTTGCTACTATCCTGGAGGAAAAGCATAACATGGACCCCGAAAGAGCGTCACGCGTCATGAGAATATGGGATGCTGTCATCAAGTGTCTAGACGAGATATCATCTTCGCTGGATGCGAGTACAAGGCACTTGACGTGTGATCCGACCaaggggatggatggtgagGTACCTACAGAACTtcaatctccctcatcaccggcgAGACCCAACGTTCGGGACCTACTCTCTGAACACCAAGACCTTTCAGAGCCAGCTGAAGACACAGCCGGACCCAGATACCCCTGCCCGTTTAGGAAGCGGAATCCAGTGAGGTTCAACATCCGGGAGCACGAGAGTTGTGCCAAGGCTCCCTTCTCGTTCACCGAATTAAG ACACCACCTCGCTTCTCACCACAAACAAACATTTAAGCCTCGCCAATGCCGTCGCTGCAAGGTGCAATTTGACAGTGACATGGCTTTGCTGGAGCACCTCATGCTTCCCAAAGACCGGATATGTGATGTCGACTCACCCAAAAACCTCTATGACCAGGAAGATGGCATCTCTCCAGACGTTGAGAAGGCGCTGCATGACCCAAAACAGAGCAGTGATTCGTGGACGTGGGAGTCAATATGGAATCTGTTATTCCCATGTGACACCGAGATTCCTGACTCAG ACTTTCATCCCATAGTCGAGCTTTTTGAAGTCGATCATGCTTTTGACGCCGAAGAACAAACTCTGAAGAAGAATCTCCGCGACACACTTCGTCTTTTGTTACCACAAGCTGGCATCGACGACCAATACTGCGGTTTTTTATCAGGCCAGCTCGATCTTGTATTCCAAGTACACAGAGCAAGTGTTATGAGACAGTGTCTAGAGCATTGTGGCTCGACTTCACAGTCAGCAGCGCCACCACtttcgtcatcgtcgtctgATTGCACTACAACCAGCACGGAGACGGATGGGAGTTCTTATTCCAGTgccagaagaagctcgaaACGGCGCTCGGCGGGTTTGAGTCTTTTGTCACCCAAGTCTCTGAGCAGCACCGCTCGGATCAAGACATGGAAGACATTTGCTAGTACCGATGAGAAAGGCCGAGTTGTTGATAGCAAGGTAACCCCCATGACGGAGAGCTTTGGCACCACCACACGCGACCCAACTTCGAGAGAGAGCCTGGACTCTGCCATCGGGATGAGTGTTACCTGCTGTGACCTCTGCAACCAAGATccttgccgctgccgagaGGTCATCATGTCTTGCATCAATGCCTCACCAACTCGATTTGAAGAAGACCGTGTTGGATATTGGAAGATGAAGGAATTACAAGAACAGGAAGAACAGGAACTACAGCAACAGCTCAAGCGACAACCTGTCAGGGCATTGCGCCGAACTGGGCATATAAATGGTCTGGCCAAAGACTTGCAGAATCAAAAGCCAGAGCGGGAACAAAACTATTGGCCACTAGGCAAGGAAGCCTTGGATGAAACAGATGTACAAGCTAAAGGTGGCAGTGATGGAGGGCGAGTCACGCCAATCGACAGAGTGAAAGATTGTGCTTCGGAGGGTGGTCATACTGAGCACTCTCCACAGAGCTTTAAGCAGAGAGTGTTGAGAGAGAGGCATTTCAGTTACGTCAGGGGGTCTTGA
- a CDS encoding hypothetical protein (EggNog:ENOG50), whose translation MSTQYPITIAQLKEASTQQEWLLLLERVLQGFPTAHIVVDSDVMEHVMDEDKIATTIFLVEAVKVLGTEKVRVVATSHVFESQRATRDLGDEAVASLKTDSPAKHTNVVVQRRRHMARKQRLA comes from the coding sequence ATGAGCACACAGTATCCCATCACTATCGCGCAGCTGAAAGAGGCATCTACTCAGCAAGAGTGGCTGCTTCTCCTGGAGCGAGTTCTCCAGGGGTTTCCCACAGCTCACATCGTCGTCGACTCAGACGTTATGGAACATGTCATGGATGAAGACAAAATCGCAACAACAatttttttggtggaggCTGTCAAGGTTCTTGGCACCGAAAAAGTTCGGGTTGTGGCCACGTCCCATGTATTTGAGTCTCAGCGGGCGACTCGGGATCTTGGGGACGAGGCGGTAGCTTCGTTGAAGACGGACAGTCCAGCGAAGCACACCAATGTGGTGGTCCAGCGGAGGCGACACATGGCGAGAAAACAAAGACTGGCCTGA
- a CDS encoding hypothetical protein (COG:S; EggNog:ENOG503P0H3), producing MSASITNVVLAGATGNLGPSILEQLLLAGDFTVTVLVRKESPRTFPPGVKTVTVNYDSIDSLTSALSGQDAVVSTLPISAPEKQLLLIEAAAKAGVKRFLPTEFGSHTRNAKVRQLPVFQTKFDAQDLLEKKAKEGTLTYTLVVNGAFFDWGLKINWLVNAKDKHAILYDGGDRKISFSLLSDVGKAVVGVFRHAEETKNKMVFIQSTVQSFKDVYEIAKKLTPGEKWTDEVVMVDDLLTSAWAEINKENPDPEKFAVKFITSAIAGEGYGSLFEKNDNELLGIKELSREEVEEVVKKYL from the exons ATGTccgcctccatcaccaacgttGTACTCGCCGGT GCAACCGGTAACTTGGGCCCCTCAATTCTTGAGCAGCTCCTGCTCGCCGGTGACTTTACAGTCACCGTCCTCGTCCGCAAGGAGTCACCTCGTACTTTTCCCCCCGGTGTCAAAACCGTCACGGTCAACTACGACTCCATCGACTCGTTGACATCGGCATTGTCTGGTCAAGACGCTGTGGTTTCCACCCTCCCAATTAGCGCCCCCGAAAAGCAACTCCTTCTTATTGAAGCTGCCGCCAAGGCAGGTGTCAAACGATTCCTGCCCACCGAGTTCGGCTCCCACACTCGCAACGCCAAGGTCCGACAGCTTCCCGTCTTCCAAACCAAGTTTGACGCCCAGGACCTTCTcgagaaaaaagcaaaagaaggcaCATTGACATACACCCTTGTTGTCAATGGCGCGTTCTTTGACTGGGGTCTCAAGATCAACTGGCTGGTCAACGCCAAAGATAAACACGCAATCCTCTATGATGGCGGCGACAGGAAGATCAGTTTCTCGCTGCTGTCCGATGTTGGAAAGGCTGTTGTGGGAGTTTTTAGACATGCTGAGGAAACCAAAAACAAGATGGTGTTTATCCAGAGCACTGTTCAGAGCTTCAAGGACGTGTATGAGATTGCCAAGAAGCTTACCCCAGGAGAGAAGTGGACTgacgaggtggtgatggtggatgacTTGCTGACTTCGGCATGGGCTGAGATCAACAAGGAAAACCCCGACCCTGAGAAGTTTGCTGTCAAGTTCATAACTTCTGCGATCGCGGGAGAGGGATATGGCAGTCTGTTTGAGAAGAATGACAATGAGTTGCTGGGGATCAAGGAGCTGAGtcgggaggaggttgaggaagtaGTCAAGAAGTATCTGTAA
- a CDS encoding hypothetical protein (EggNog:ENOG503PYR9; COG:S) produces MESKRWASMSTASRSTTDGQAQDKNGSPTRHKCRRCAQAFDSRNKLMRHVFGDHPPPGSTRRDASSAPRKPPAATIGPAEPLSPTASPGTPPPGAIPLSPVESHSGNNDNYTTERPRNQHSYHPHPFLTFSKEQQLIFVFRILYVLFNVAMKQHEEAKQNQLRLQRLGHLDWDIMTPEPVTPPESPVLVSPTMDFVAPKEPHHRVLSISSTSTLNPLASEFRMVSAENSFPMSHDGQKGASPVNERFVAITGHPPSEKEPNRKASTDPSLQDPEETQEPVKAQATEQPLGAYGESDTHDLESEDEDDNGGGAHLVWLDEEEEEVNIATRGAALQNKDSTEEQRIQSKAI; encoded by the coding sequence ATGGAGTCGAAGCGTTGGGCATCCATgtccaccgcctccagatCAACCACCGACGGTCAAGCCCAGGACAAAAATGGATCACCGACGCGCCACAAGTGTCGCCGCTGCGCTCAAGCTTTCGATTCGCGCAACAAGTTGATGAGGCATGTTTTTGGcgaccatccaccacccggTTCTACGAGGCGCGACGCATCAAGTGCGCCCCGCAAACCTCCAGCTGCGACAATCGGGCCCGCTGAACCATTATCGCCCACAGCATCACCGggaacaccaccaccaggagcAATCCCTCTGTCTCCAGTCGAATCACATAGCGGAAATAATGACAACTACACAACAGAAAGACCACGAAACCAACACTCTTATCACCCTCATCCATTTCTCACATTTTCCAAAGAACAGCAACTCATATTTGTATTTCGAATCTTGTACGTGCTATTCAACGTAGCCATGAAGCAGCACgaagaagcaaaacaaaaccaacTACGGCTTCAACGTCTGGGACATTTGGACTGGGACATCATGACACCGGAACCAGTTACGCCCCCGGAGTCACCCGTTTTGGTCAGTCCGACAATGGACTTTGTAGCCCCCAAAGAACCGCATCACCGTGTCTTGAGCATCAGTAGCACGTCTACGCTCAATCCTCTCGCCAGCGAGTTCCGAATGGTCTCCGCCGAAAACAGCTTTCCCATGAGCCACGACGGTCAAAAAGGCGCCTCGCCAGTCAACGAGCGTTTTGTGGCTATCACTGGGCACCCTCCATCAGAGAAAGAACCAAACCGAAAGGCGAGCACAGATCCCTCGCTTCAGGACCCAGAAGAAACCCAGGAGCCGGTCAAGGCACAAGCGACTGAGCAACCTCTAGGAGCTTATGGTGAAAGTGACACCCATGATCTTGAGTcggaggacgaagacgacaacgGCGGCGGGGCTCATTTGGTATGGttggacgaagaggaagaggaggtcaaCATCGCTACGAGGGGAGCTGCTTTACAGAATAAGGACTCCACAGAGGAACAGCGAATACAGTCCAAAGCGATATAG
- a CDS encoding hypothetical protein (EggNog:ENOG503PRHY), translating to MTNQASEAQPPASPVSKATRFVCNAPGCRKSFTRKEHLTRHAKSHSSQLHYHCHICGRRYARSDVFKRHVEFHPKNTIPSTKIVACNECHDKKLKCDDGTPCRQCDRHGLECVRKGRPSREPRTPPEESSPAHAIDNTSSNGTFNYGSNNLDEQWHDMHFETPGLNEAVHQPEHSSSAPLTPPTSLSTDASQFNSTPLWVLLQNIDEATTYFLLEVFFTEVHQYWPILHVSTFNIGTVSDLLLGSILTLGSWITGREEHKTLIPAVYEEALTATRVNVTPSLHTLQGLVLLVVYSIYNINDEIGKAGGLTSLLIQSCRCIGIFNGSHSLPKRLQDDAFTFWLAKEQLHRLAFTVFRLDTYQSVLLNIPPTVRYQELYIPFLASPFIWEATDNDDLEYRLQQQPKPEGVKSPPLLSGFHREFMYSPTPYTPSIPLSPMDHHLTLCALQNPIWEASAFATDMEISLLSIPNSPVFAARTHLDRWRARLEAQTQQAFQYDVIEEITWTLFHMSKITMHAPLPLLRIHSAAPSGKHRDVDTEKVATKLGIWRGSPCPRMGVISCAEVCQLLSRNPFEFDSNARRDKLNPLATPALLMAAIAVCSYAAGVGQKQGGGCPACLPGLEHEQGGCVDIFAGKCPQSQERVKEWEATGRGWPVWGSSGIVLCRCGLDRLGEWFQQEAVLGRDETARRELVAFVEGLKCGFE from the exons ATGACCAACCAGGCGTCGGAGGCCCAGCCACCGGCATCACCGGTATCCAAAGCCACTCGGTTTGTCTGCAACGCCCCGGGATGCCGCAAGAGCTTTACCCGGAAAGAACATCTGACCCGACATGCGAAATCACACAGCTCACAATTGCATTATCACTGTCATATTTGTGGCCGGAGATATGCCAGGAGCGATGTCTTCAAACGTCATGTGGAATTTcaccccaaaaacaccatcccaAGCACCAAGATCGTCGCCTGCAATGAATGCCATGACAAAAAGCTCAAGTGTGACGATGGAACACCTTGCCGTCAATGCGACCGACATGGGCTGGAATGTGTACGCAAAGGGCGACCATCTCGAGAGCCGAGGACACCACCAGAAGaatcatcaccagcccatGCCATTGACAACACTTCGTCCAATGGAACGTTCAATTACGGGAGTAATAATCTTGACGAACAATGGCATGACATGCATTTCGAGACGCCTGGCCTAAATGAAGCTGTGCATCAACCAGAGCACTCATCCTCGGCTCCTCTCACGCCCCCTACATCACTCTCAACCGATGCTTCACAGTTCAACAGCACACCACTCTGGGTACTGCTCCAAAATATTGATGAAGCAACTACTTATTTTCTCCTCGAGGTCTTCTTCACCGAAGTACATCAATATTGGCCCATTCTTCATGTATCCACCTTCAACATTGGCACCGTGTCTGATCTGCTGTTGGGATCCATCCTAACCCTTGGCAGCTGGATTACTGGGAGAGAGGAACACAAGACTTTGATTCCGGCCGTCTATGAAGAGGCTCTGACAGCTACCCGGGTG AACGTCACCCCTTCTTTACACACGCTTCAAGgactggtgttgttggtggtatATAGCATTTACAACATT AATGACGAAATCGGCAAGGCTGGTGGCCTTACTTCCCTTCTCATTCAAAGTTGTCGCTGCATTGGGATTTTCAATGGCAGCCATTCACTTCCCAAAAGGCTTCAAGATGATGCGTTTACGTTTTGGTTGGCCAAAGAGCAGCTTCATCG GCTGGCATTCACGGTATTCCGTCTCGACACATACCAATCCGTCCTTCTAAACATTCCCCCCACAGTCCGCTACCAAGAGCTCtacatccccttcctcgcctcccccttcaTATGGGAAGCCACAGACAATGACGACCTCGAGTATCGcctccagcaacagccaAAACCCGAAGGTGTcaaatcaccaccactgctgaGCGGCTTCCACCGTGAGTTCATGTACTCGCCAACACCCTACACACCCAgcatccccctctccccaatggaccaccacctcaccctctgcGCCCTCCAAAATCCAATATGGGAAGCCTCGGCCTTCGCAACAGACATGGAGATATCCCTCCTCAgcatccccaactcccccgtCTTCGCCGCACGCACGCATCTCGACCGGTGGCGTGCCCGGCTTGAAGCTCAAACCCAACAAGCCTTCCAATACGATGTCATCGAAGAAATCACCTGGACGTTATTCCACATGTCAAAGATCACCATGCACGCCCCCTTACCCCTTTTGAGAATCCACTCTGCCGCCCCCTCAGGCAAACATCGTGATGTCGACACGGAGAAGGTTGCCACTAAGCTGGGGATCTGGAGGGGGAGTCCCTGTCCGAGGATGGGTGTTATCTCCTGCGCGGAAGTATGCCAGTTGCTGAGCCGGAACCCTTTTGAGTTTGACTCCAATGCCAGGAGGGATAAGCTTAACCCGCTGGCTACGCCGGCCTTGCTGATGGCTGCCATTGCGGTGTGCTCGTATGCTGCGGGTGTTGGGCAGAagcaggggggtggttgtccGGCGTGTTTACCTGGGTTGGAGCATGAGCAGGGCGGGTGCGTGGATATTTTCGCAGGGAAATGTCCTCAGTCTCAGGAAAGGGTCAAGGAGTGGGAAgcgacggggagggggtggccgGTTTGGGGATCTTCGGGGATTGTGTTATGTCGATGCGGTCTTGATAGGCTTGGGGAGTGGTTCCAGCAGGAGGCCGTACTGGGGAGGGACGAGACTGCGAGGAGGGAGCTTGTGGCttttgtggaggggttgaagtgCGGTTTTGAGTGA
- a CDS encoding hypothetical protein (CAZy:GH43; COG:G; EggNog:ENOG503NYQN): MHLLRLLLTALSLLQITSAATFTNPLRARDGSDPHIVHHDGFYYLMTTTWTDLRLTRAKTLEGLKTGETKVVWTDTNAARCCNVWAPELHRVDGVWYIYYTAGNRQNLDGQRSHVVRGGAHPWDGQYSYAGQVTPDWGIDGTVLTIGGKNYFIWSCLPRPQWQSLCIAAMTSPTKIQAGWKLLSEPELAWERVGSPVNEGATALYNGTRVWVGYSGSYCWTDSYQLGLLRYKGTGDPTEKGNWEKGREPVFSSSEGNWGTGHNAFFTSPDGRETWNVYHATTVRTGNCDGNRYTAAKRVEWRADGTPDLGRAERTGTRLLGPSGE, encoded by the exons atgcacctcctccgccttctcctcaCAGCCTTGAGCCTGTTGCAGATAACCTCCGCAGCAACCTTCACCAACCCGCTCCGTGCCCGCGACGGTTCCGACCCCCACATCGTCCACCATGACGGCTTCTACTACCTCATGACGACAACGTGGACTGACCTCCGCCTCACTCGCGCCAAAACTCTCGAAGGCCTCAAGACGGGAGAGACAAAAGTCGTCTGGACCGACACCAACGCGGCACGGTGCTGCAACGTCTGGGCGCCGGAGCTGCACAGGGTTGATGGGGTGTGGTATATCTACTACACGGCTGGCAATCGGCAGAATCTCGACGGGCAGCGGTCTCATGTTGTGAGAGGGGGTGCACATCCGTGGGATGGTCAGTATTCCTATGCTGGACAGGTCACTCCTGACTGGGGGATCGACGGGACGGTGTTGACGATTGGAGGGAAAAATTATTTCATCTGGTCGTGTCTACCCCGCCCGCAATGGCAGAGTTTATGTATCGCGGCTATGACGTCGCCTACTAAAATTCAGGCAGGGTGGAAGCTCTTGTCCGAGCCGGAGCTggcgtgggagagggtgggtaGTCCGGTAAATGAGGGGGCTACGGCGTTGTATAACGGGACgagggtgtgggtgggtTACAGTGGGAGCTATTGCTGGACGGATAGTTACCAactggggttgttgaggtatAAGGGGACGGGGGACCCGACGGAGAAGGGGAattgggagaaggggagggagccaGTTTTTAGTTCAAGTGAGGGGAATTGGGGAACTGGGCATAATGC GTTTTTTACGAGTccggatgggagggagaccTGGAATGTTTACCATGCTACGACGGTGAGGACGGGGAATTGTGATGGGAATCGGTATACGGCTGCGAAGAGGGTTGAGTGGAGGGCGGATGGGACGCCTGATCTGGGAAGAGCAGAGAGGACGGGGACCAGGTTGCTGGGGCCTTCGGGGGAGTGA